In Cupriavidus taiwanensis, the following proteins share a genomic window:
- the serS gene encoding serine--tRNA ligase produces the protein MLDIQLFRKDIDAVAQRLATRGFQLDVAAFQALEAERKQLQTQTEELQARRNSLSKQIGMLKGKGEDASAVMAEVGGIGDALKASAARLDEIQAHLGELMLSIPNLPHESVPVGNDETQNVEVRRVGEVRQFDFAVRDHVDVGEKLGLDFDTAVKVTGSRFSMLRGGMARLHRALVQLMLDTHTQEHGYTEMYVPYIVNAASMRGTGQLPKFEEDLFKVPRKVGSEEGERIENFYLIPTAEVPLTNIVRDAIVAGEKLPLRFVAHTPCFRSEAGSYGKDTRGMIRQHQFDKVELVQVVPADQSFDALEQLTGHAEAILKKLELPFRTIVLCTGDMGFGSTKTYDLEVWIPAQNTYREISSCSNMGDFQARRMQARMRTGQGKPELVHTLNGSGLAVGRTLVAILENYQNADGSVTVPAALQPYMGGTTRLEPEL, from the coding sequence ATGCTCGACATCCAGCTGTTCCGCAAAGACATCGACGCCGTGGCCCAACGCCTTGCCACGCGCGGCTTCCAACTCGACGTGGCGGCGTTCCAGGCACTCGAGGCCGAACGCAAGCAACTGCAGACCCAGACCGAGGAACTGCAGGCGCGCCGCAACAGCCTGTCCAAGCAGATCGGCATGCTCAAGGGCAAGGGCGAGGATGCCTCGGCCGTGATGGCGGAAGTGGGCGGCATCGGCGACGCGCTCAAGGCCTCGGCCGCGCGGCTGGACGAGATCCAGGCGCACCTGGGCGAGCTGATGCTGTCGATTCCCAACCTGCCGCACGAGAGCGTGCCGGTGGGCAATGACGAGACCCAGAACGTCGAGGTGCGCCGCGTCGGCGAGGTGCGCCAGTTCGACTTCGCCGTGCGCGACCATGTCGACGTGGGCGAGAAGCTGGGGCTGGATTTCGACACCGCGGTAAAGGTCACCGGGTCGCGCTTCTCGATGCTGCGCGGCGGCATGGCGCGCCTGCACCGCGCGCTGGTGCAGCTGATGCTCGACACCCATACGCAGGAGCATGGCTACACCGAGATGTACGTGCCGTACATCGTCAACGCCGCGTCGATGCGCGGCACCGGCCAGCTGCCCAAGTTCGAGGAAGACCTGTTCAAGGTGCCACGCAAGGTCGGTAGCGAGGAAGGCGAACGTATCGAGAACTTCTACCTGATCCCCACCGCCGAGGTGCCGCTGACCAACATCGTGCGCGACGCCATCGTCGCCGGCGAGAAGCTGCCGCTGCGCTTCGTCGCGCATACGCCGTGCTTCCGCTCCGAGGCGGGTTCGTACGGCAAGGACACCCGCGGCATGATCCGCCAGCACCAGTTCGACAAGGTCGAGCTGGTCCAGGTGGTGCCCGCCGACCAGTCCTTCGACGCACTCGAGCAGCTGACCGGCCACGCCGAGGCGATCCTGAAGAAGCTGGAGCTGCCGTTCCGCACCATCGTGCTGTGCACCGGCGACATGGGCTTCGGCAGCACCAAGACCTACGACCTGGAAGTCTGGATTCCCGCGCAGAACACCTACCGCGAGATCAGCTCGTGCTCCAACATGGGCGATTTCCAGGCGCGACGGATGCAGGCGCGCATGCGCACCGGGCAGGGCAAGCCGGAACTGGTGCACACGCTGAACGGTTCGGGCCTGGCCGTCGGCCGCACGCTGGTGGCGATCCTGGAGAACTACCAGAACGCCGACGGCTCGGTCACGGTGCCGGCCGCGCTGCAGCCGTACATGGGCGGCACCACCCGCCTGGAGCCGGAACTCTAA
- a CDS encoding DUF1653 domain-containing protein has product MAIRNAGCRTMTQPTDKAAASPASPASQVFHGDPSELPADPGLVYGMPYRHYKGGAYTAVGVGRFEADLAPVVVYRAMRDPSLLWVRRADVFSEPVATPQGEVPRFAPDWPAALACLDFLPRQAVLDVLALHDTPYRRYHDRRHILEMFEAAHVRGVTLDRAQALAVLCHDAVYVPGCEYNEAASAAMIESVAPGEARAVLERAARIVLDTRDHRPSCAGADTVLDLDLLRLAAPPDVFDGHSLDVFAENRALLAARTGLQGDALWAEFMRRRAAFLGHLAQRPRLFLTAAFADCERPARANLARIGASAGTAEAAGG; this is encoded by the coding sequence ATGGCGATCCGCAACGCAGGATGCCGCACCATGACCCAGCCCACCGACAAAGCAGCCGCCTCACCGGCCTCACCGGCCTCCCAGGTCTTTCATGGCGATCCGTCCGAACTGCCGGCCGATCCCGGCCTGGTCTACGGCATGCCGTACCGGCACTACAAGGGCGGCGCCTATACGGCGGTAGGCGTCGGGCGCTTCGAGGCCGACCTGGCGCCGGTGGTGGTCTACCGCGCCATGCGCGATCCGTCCTTGCTGTGGGTGCGCCGCGCCGATGTGTTCAGCGAGCCGGTGGCGACGCCGCAGGGCGAGGTGCCGCGCTTCGCGCCCGACTGGCCCGCGGCGCTGGCCTGCCTGGATTTCCTGCCGCGCCAGGCGGTGCTCGACGTGCTGGCGCTGCACGACACGCCGTACCGCCGCTACCACGACCGCCGCCATATCCTGGAGATGTTTGAGGCCGCCCATGTGCGCGGCGTGACGCTGGACCGCGCGCAGGCGCTGGCGGTGCTGTGCCACGACGCGGTCTATGTGCCGGGCTGCGAGTACAACGAGGCTGCCTCGGCCGCCATGATCGAATCCGTTGCGCCAGGTGAAGCACGCGCGGTGCTGGAACGTGCCGCGCGGATCGTGCTCGATACGCGCGACCATCGACCCAGCTGCGCGGGCGCGGACACCGTGCTCGATCTCGACCTGCTCAGGCTGGCCGCGCCGCCGGACGTGTTCGACGGCCACAGCCTCGACGTCTTCGCCGAAAACCGCGCCTTGCTGGCCGCGCGCACCGGCTTGCAGGGCGATGCGCTGTGGGCCGAGTTCATGCGCCGCCGCGCGGCATTCCTGGGCCACCTGGCGCAGCGCCCGCGACTGTTCCTGACCGCGGCGTTCGCCGATTGCGAGCGCCCGGCCCGAGCCAATCTCGCCAGGATCGGCGCCAGCGCCGGCACCGCGGAGGCCGCCGGTGGCTGA
- a CDS encoding phosphatase PAP2 family protein codes for MADAPARAVALVQAWLTPGTALGLLALFALVTLLLLGLVPLLVALLRPVVRWLDRWRVWGAGALSARVAARPRRLDALTLRVLERDVAELLLVLLAGAVLLACGSALFWLAGEVAENADVVRLDQQVYAGLRALRSDWLDLAMVAVTELGGGRISVAVGVAVFAWLCWRRAWIVALYWAAALLGARACVMALKLGMARVRPASIYSGLESYSFPSGHATSSMVTYGFLAFLMCLRQPWRVRIPVLALTVVAVAAIGVSRLYLGMHWLSDVAAGYALGLAWIALLGTAYRTLHGPAPRGSVAPSRLGVVAAVAVVAAFGYVAWFRLPDTLERYRQAGAATLASPPLPPRVLAAGATPATGRSCDGRCPALRSDSPPR; via the coding sequence GTGGCTGACGCGCCGGCGCGCGCGGTCGCCCTGGTGCAGGCCTGGCTTACGCCGGGCACGGCGCTGGGTCTGCTTGCGCTGTTCGCGCTGGTGACGCTGCTGCTGCTGGGCCTGGTGCCGCTGCTGGTGGCGCTGTTGCGGCCCGTGGTGCGCTGGCTGGACCGCTGGCGCGTGTGGGGCGCGGGCGCACTGTCGGCGCGCGTGGCGGCGCGGCCGCGGCGGCTGGACGCGCTTACGCTGCGCGTGCTGGAGCGCGACGTGGCCGAGCTGCTGCTGGTGCTGCTCGCCGGCGCCGTGCTGCTGGCGTGCGGCAGCGCGCTGTTCTGGCTGGCCGGCGAGGTCGCGGAAAACGCGGACGTGGTGCGCCTCGACCAGCAGGTGTACGCGGGCCTGCGCGCCTTGCGCAGCGACTGGCTCGACCTGGCAATGGTGGCCGTGACCGAGCTCGGCGGCGGGCGCATTTCGGTGGCGGTGGGCGTGGCGGTGTTCGCGTGGCTGTGCTGGCGCCGGGCCTGGATCGTGGCGCTGTACTGGGCGGCCGCGCTGCTCGGCGCGCGCGCCTGCGTGATGGCGCTCAAGCTCGGCATGGCGCGGGTGCGTCCGGCCAGCATCTACAGCGGCCTCGAGTCGTATTCCTTCCCCAGCGGCCACGCCACCAGCAGCATGGTCACCTACGGCTTCCTGGCCTTCCTGATGTGCCTGCGCCAGCCGTGGCGCGTGCGCATTCCGGTGCTGGCGCTGACCGTGGTGGCGGTGGCGGCGATCGGCGTGTCGCGGCTGTACCTGGGCATGCACTGGCTGTCCGACGTGGCCGCGGGCTATGCGCTCGGGCTGGCGTGGATCGCGCTGCTGGGCACGGCCTACCGCACGCTGCACGGACCGGCGCCGCGGGGCTCGGTGGCGCCGTCGCGGCTCGGTGTGGTGGCGGCGGTTGCAGTGGTGGCGGCGTTCGGCTACGTGGCGTGGTTCCGGCTGCCGGACACGCTCGAGCGCTATCGCCAGGCCGGCGCGGCTACGCTGGCGTCGCCGCCGCTTCCGCCTCGGGTGCTGGCGGCAGGCGCGACACCAGCAACTGGTCGATCTTGTGATGGTCGATGTCCAGCACTTCGAAGCGATAGCCCGCCACGGTGA
- a CDS encoding hemolysin family protein: MFVLTLIVLVLVSAFFSISEIALTAARRTKLQVLSERGDGRATRVLLLKEEPGNFFTIVQIGVNSVAILAGILGEKHVSDLLLETLSPYMQVVHAQRVANIGSFLIVTLLFIQFADLIPKRIAMTFPEACALAVIDPMLTLLRVLRPLVWVFNAAADAMLRLLRLPTKPVDQITTEDIAAMVDAGAEAGVLHKHELHLIENVFELDFKGITAIMTPRDEVVYLSLDEPADSVRRKLVNQPHAQYPVCGHDLDDVQGYIDSKDILQLLLADESAAVMGNIGRHHDKNVLVIPDTLTLSESLTRFREMHQSFAVVMNEYGLVVGIVTLDDIVGALMGDILYSSEDEQIVRRDDSSWLVDGLTPLVDLKKALELDTLPGEDYVDTAAGLVIYALKRIPKKSESITVAGYRFEVLDIDHHKIDQLLVSRLPPAPEAEAAATPA, encoded by the coding sequence ATGTTCGTCCTGACCCTGATCGTGCTCGTCCTTGTCAGCGCCTTTTTCTCGATCTCCGAGATCGCGCTGACCGCTGCCCGCCGCACCAAGCTGCAAGTGCTGTCCGAACGCGGCGACGGCCGCGCCACGCGCGTGCTGCTGCTCAAGGAAGAGCCCGGGAATTTCTTCACCATCGTGCAGATCGGCGTGAACAGCGTCGCCATCCTGGCCGGTATCCTGGGCGAGAAGCATGTGTCCGACCTGCTGCTGGAAACGCTGTCGCCCTACATGCAGGTGGTGCACGCGCAGCGCGTCGCCAATATCGGCTCGTTCCTGATCGTGACGCTGCTGTTCATCCAGTTCGCCGACCTGATCCCCAAGCGCATCGCCATGACCTTTCCCGAGGCCTGCGCGCTGGCGGTGATCGACCCGATGCTGACGCTGCTGCGCGTGCTCAGGCCGCTGGTGTGGGTCTTCAACGCCGCCGCCGATGCCATGCTGCGCCTGCTGCGGCTGCCGACCAAGCCGGTCGACCAGATCACCACCGAGGACATCGCCGCGATGGTCGATGCCGGCGCCGAGGCCGGCGTGCTGCACAAGCATGAGCTGCATCTGATCGAGAACGTGTTCGAGCTCGACTTCAAGGGCATCACCGCGATCATGACGCCGCGCGACGAGGTGGTCTACCTGAGCCTGGACGAACCCGCCGACAGCGTGCGCCGCAAGCTGGTCAACCAGCCGCACGCGCAATATCCGGTGTGCGGGCACGACCTCGACGACGTGCAGGGCTATATCGATTCCAAGGACATCCTGCAGCTGCTGCTGGCCGATGAAAGCGCCGCGGTGATGGGCAACATCGGCCGCCACCACGACAAGAACGTGCTGGTGATCCCCGACACGCTGACCCTGTCCGAATCGCTGACGCGCTTTCGCGAGATGCACCAGAGCTTTGCCGTGGTCATGAACGAATACGGGCTGGTGGTGGGCATCGTCACGCTGGACGACATCGTCGGCGCGCTGATGGGCGACATCCTCTATTCCAGCGAAGACGAGCAGATCGTGCGGCGCGACGACAGCTCGTGGCTGGTCGATGGCCTGACGCCGCTGGTCGACCTGAAGAAGGCGCTGGAGCTGGATACGCTGCCAGGCGAAGACTACGTCGATACCGCGGCCGGGCTGGTGATCTATGCGCTCAAGCGCATCCCGAAGAAGTCTGAGTCGATCACCGTGGCGGGCTATCGCTTCGAAGTGCTGGACATCGACCATCACAAGATCGACCAGTTGCTGGTGTCGCGCCTGCCGCCAGCACCCGAGGCGGAAGCGGCGGCGACGCCAGCGTAG
- a CDS encoding LysR family transcriptional regulator: MRLRQIEVFRAVMLTGTVSEAARLLHVSQPVVTRVLQHAETSLGFRLFERVRGRLQATPEANALYGDVERLYGEIERVRRVSESLRHKGTGRLRVAATPSLANPLLVPAVRSFCARHPDTQVQVLTHHTDEIVDALLANQIDLGFAFAPPRHEAISSEPVASGRMLLAVPRAQPLPAGGRRRVVPMQRLMERPFIGYDDNSSLGLLVRQTLARHALEPRSTLEVQTYSLALALVDAGLGLTLLDQYTALSASPERVALHDVAPVLPFEIQMLRASHRAGSSLADDLHAQFAQAAAALAATLPQRLEAPTASFDAAPARRRD, from the coding sequence ATGCGCCTGCGCCAGATCGAAGTGTTCCGCGCCGTGATGCTGACCGGCACCGTCAGCGAGGCCGCGCGCCTGCTGCACGTATCGCAGCCGGTGGTCACGCGTGTGCTGCAGCATGCCGAGACCTCGCTCGGCTTCCGCCTGTTCGAGCGCGTGCGCGGACGGCTGCAGGCCACGCCCGAGGCCAACGCGCTGTATGGGGATGTCGAAAGGCTATATGGCGAGATCGAACGCGTGCGCCGGGTCTCGGAAAGCCTGCGCCACAAGGGCACGGGCCGGCTGCGCGTGGCCGCCACGCCGAGCCTGGCCAACCCGCTGCTGGTGCCGGCGGTGCGCAGCTTCTGCGCGCGCCACCCCGACACCCAGGTGCAGGTGCTGACGCACCATACCGACGAGATCGTCGATGCACTGCTGGCCAACCAGATCGACCTCGGCTTTGCCTTCGCCCCGCCCCGCCACGAAGCCATCTCGAGCGAGCCGGTGGCGAGCGGCCGCATGCTGCTGGCGGTGCCGCGCGCGCAGCCGCTGCCCGCCGGCGGGCGCCGCCGCGTGGTGCCGATGCAGCGGCTGATGGAACGCCCCTTTATCGGCTATGACGACAACAGTTCGCTGGGCCTGCTGGTGCGCCAGACCCTGGCGCGGCACGCGCTGGAGCCGCGCTCGACGCTGGAGGTTCAGACCTACTCGCTGGCGCTGGCGCTGGTCGACGCCGGCCTGGGCCTGACGCTGCTGGACCAGTACACCGCGCTCAGCGCCAGCCCGGAGCGCGTCGCGCTGCATGACGTGGCGCCGGTGCTGCCGTTCGAGATCCAGATGCTGCGCGCCAGCCACCGCGCCGGCTCCAGCCTGGCCGACGACCTGCACGCGCAGTTCGCGCAGGCCGCCGCGGCGCTGGCGGCAACGCTGCCGCAACGGCTGGAAGCGCCGACGGCAAGCTTCGACGCCGCCCCCGCCAGGCGCCGCGACTAA
- a CDS encoding D-amino acid dehydrogenase, whose amino-acid sequence MQVVIVGAGVVGMTTAWRLAEDGHQVTVLERHDGPGEETSFANGGQLSYSYVAPLAGPGVMAKVPGWLLRRDSPMRFRPAADPAQWRWLAAFMSACNAATSEATTRKLLRLGFYSRDLMQAFVARHQRDDGGAGFNFARRGKLVVHRDAAAFESACRLLDYQASLGCEQQALDRDACVALEPALAGIRDDIAGAIHTPSEEVGDCHRFCLSLARLLQDGAYAGVSLRFGTVVQGLVQQGGRVTGVRTPAGVVPADVVIMSGGIGSVPLLRPLGVRPMLWPLKGYSITVPLAGGASAPHVSVTDFANKIVYARIGNTLRVAGMADLVRGGTRIDPERVGTLVAQTRALFPGIVPDQPLAQLQPWAGLRPATPDGLPLVGPSRVSGLWLNLGHGALGFTLAMGSAGLLADRLAGRRPAIDAEDFDAARA is encoded by the coding sequence ATGCAGGTGGTGATCGTGGGCGCGGGCGTGGTGGGGATGACGACGGCATGGCGCCTGGCCGAGGATGGCCACCAGGTGACGGTGCTCGAGCGCCACGACGGCCCCGGAGAGGAAACCAGCTTTGCCAACGGCGGGCAGCTCAGCTACAGCTACGTGGCGCCGCTGGCGGGACCGGGTGTCATGGCCAAGGTGCCGGGCTGGCTGCTGCGGCGCGATTCGCCGATGCGATTTCGCCCGGCGGCGGACCCGGCGCAGTGGCGCTGGCTGGCCGCCTTCATGTCCGCCTGCAACGCCGCCACCAGCGAGGCGACCACGCGCAAGCTGCTGCGGCTGGGCTTCTATTCGCGCGACCTGATGCAGGCCTTCGTGGCCCGGCACCAGCGTGACGACGGCGGCGCCGGTTTCAATTTTGCGCGGCGCGGCAAGCTGGTGGTGCACCGCGACGCGGCGGCGTTCGAGTCGGCCTGCCGGCTGCTGGACTACCAGGCCAGCCTGGGCTGCGAGCAGCAGGCGCTGGACCGCGATGCCTGCGTGGCGCTGGAACCGGCGCTGGCCGGCATCCGCGACGACATCGCCGGCGCCATCCATACCCCGAGCGAGGAGGTGGGCGACTGCCATCGCTTCTGCCTGTCGCTGGCACGCTTGCTGCAAGATGGCGCGTACGCGGGCGTGTCGCTGCGCTTTGGCACCGTGGTGCAAGGGCTGGTGCAGCAGGGCGGCCGCGTCACCGGCGTGCGCACGCCGGCCGGGGTCGTGCCCGCCGACGTGGTGATCATGTCGGGCGGCATCGGCAGCGTGCCACTGCTGCGTCCGCTCGGGGTACGGCCGATGCTGTGGCCGCTCAAGGGCTACAGCATCACGGTGCCGCTGGCAGGCGGCGCGTCCGCGCCGCATGTCAGCGTGACGGATTTTGCCAACAAGATCGTTTATGCCCGGATCGGCAATACACTGCGGGTGGCGGGCATGGCCGACCTGGTGCGCGGCGGCACCCGCATCGACCCGGAACGGGTCGGCACGCTGGTGGCGCAGACCCGCGCGCTGTTTCCCGGCATCGTGCCGGACCAGCCGCTGGCGCAGCTGCAGCCGTGGGCCGGGCTGCGACCGGCCACACCGGACGGCCTGCCGCTGGTGGGGCCGTCGCGGGTGTCGGGGCTGTGGCTCAACCTGGGCCACGGCGCGCTGGGCTTCACGCTGGCGATGGGCAGTGCCGGCCTGCTGGCCGACCGCCTGGCGGGGCGCCGTCCCGCCATCGACGCAGAAGATTTCGACGCCGCCCGCGCCTAG
- a CDS encoding glutamate/aspartate ABC transporter substrate-binding protein → MQTLHPHRSATRRALAAATLLLAAGAAHAADGDTLKKIKDSGVISLGYRESSIPFSYTDGKEVMGYSHEILLQIVDKVKSELKMPNLQVRLTPITSQNRIPLVQNGTIDIECGSTTNNLERQKQVAFSNSLFVYGIKMLTKKDSGVKEFADLKDRNVVTTAGTTGERLLVKMNGEKAMNMNLISTKDHGQSFLILETGRAAAFVMDEPLLYGERTKAKNAADWVVVGAPLQTENYACMFRKDDPSFKKLADGVIADLQTSGRAEKLYNKWFMAPIPPRGINMNYPLSADMKALFAAPNDKAYQ, encoded by the coding sequence ATGCAAACGCTGCACCCCCACCGATCCGCCACCCGCCGCGCGCTTGCGGCAGCCACGCTGCTGCTGGCCGCCGGCGCGGCCCATGCCGCCGACGGCGACACGCTGAAGAAGATCAAGGACAGCGGGGTGATCTCGCTTGGCTACCGCGAATCGTCGATCCCGTTCTCGTACACCGACGGCAAGGAGGTCATGGGCTACTCGCACGAGATCCTGCTGCAGATCGTCGACAAGGTGAAGAGCGAGCTGAAGATGCCCAACCTGCAGGTGCGCCTGACGCCGATCACCTCGCAGAACCGGATCCCGCTGGTTCAGAACGGCACCATCGACATCGAATGCGGCAGCACCACCAACAACCTCGAGCGGCAGAAGCAGGTGGCGTTCTCCAACAGCCTGTTCGTCTACGGCATCAAGATGCTGACCAAGAAGGATTCGGGCGTGAAGGAGTTTGCCGACCTGAAGGACCGCAACGTGGTCACCACCGCCGGCACCACCGGCGAGCGCCTGCTGGTCAAGATGAACGGCGAGAAGGCCATGAACATGAACCTGATCAGCACCAAGGACCACGGCCAGTCCTTCCTGATCCTGGAAACCGGCCGTGCCGCCGCGTTCGTGATGGATGAGCCGCTGCTGTACGGGGAGCGCACCAAGGCCAAGAACGCCGCCGACTGGGTGGTGGTGGGCGCGCCGCTGCAGACCGAGAACTACGCCTGCATGTTCCGCAAGGACGATCCCTCGTTCAAGAAGCTGGCCGATGGCGTGATCGCCGACCTGCAGACCAGCGGCCGCGCCGAGAAGCTGTACAACAAGTGGTTCATGGCGCCGATCCCGCCGCGCGGCATCAATATGAACTACCCGCTGTCGGCCGACATGAAGGCGCTGTTCGCGGCGCCCAACGACAAGGCCTACCAGTAG
- a CDS encoding transporter substrate-binding domain-containing protein translates to MRSLRTGWFKSLLAASLVAGAGLAATAAHAADLLDTVKQAGVLKIGLEGTYPPFGFRGAKNELEGFDVDVARAVAGKLGVKPEFVTTEWSGIIAGLQAGKFDVIVNQVNVTPQRQQVLDFSTPYVYSDAQLIQRKDDKRQFKSLEDLKGHKLGVSLGSNYNDLAKSVAGIDVKTYPGAPEYLRDLAAQRVDAALNDRLMVAYLVKTANLPLRPGAIVAGATTQVAIPFRKDNPKFAQAINHALDELAKDGTLGKLSVKWFGTDVTKPAGKPIK, encoded by the coding sequence ATGCGATCGCTTCGTACTGGCTGGTTCAAATCCCTGCTGGCCGCTTCCCTGGTGGCCGGCGCCGGCCTGGCGGCCACCGCGGCCCATGCCGCCGACCTGCTCGACACCGTCAAGCAGGCCGGTGTGCTGAAGATCGGGCTGGAGGGCACCTATCCCCCGTTCGGCTTCCGTGGCGCAAAGAACGAGCTGGAAGGCTTCGACGTCGACGTGGCGCGGGCGGTGGCGGGCAAGCTCGGCGTCAAGCCGGAGTTCGTCACCACCGAATGGAGCGGCATCATCGCCGGCCTGCAGGCGGGCAAGTTCGATGTCATCGTCAACCAGGTCAACGTCACGCCGCAGCGCCAGCAGGTGCTGGATTTTTCCACGCCCTACGTCTACTCGGATGCGCAGCTGATCCAGCGCAAGGATGACAAGCGCCAGTTCAAGTCGCTGGAAGACCTGAAAGGCCACAAGCTTGGCGTCAGCCTGGGCAGCAACTACAACGACCTGGCCAAGTCCGTGGCCGGCATCGACGTCAAGACCTATCCCGGCGCGCCCGAGTACCTGCGCGACCTGGCGGCACAGCGCGTCGACGCCGCACTGAACGACCGGCTGATGGTCGCGTACCTGGTCAAGACCGCAAACCTGCCGCTGCGCCCTGGCGCGATCGTGGCGGGTGCCACCACGCAGGTGGCGATCCCGTTCCGCAAGGACAACCCCAAGTTTGCGCAGGCGATCAACCATGCGCTGGATGAACTGGCCAAGGACGGCACGCTCGGCAAGCTGTCGGTGAAGTGGTTCGGCACCGATGTAACCAAGCCCGCCGGCAAGCCGATCAAGTAA
- a CDS encoding amino acid ABC transporter permease: MPALQLVIDSLPVLLQGTLLTIKFALWSMVFGLMLGTVVALMGISHSRMLKAVARGYVSIMRGTPLLVQIFVVYYGLPGIGIALEPTPAGVLTLSLNVGAYLSESMRGAILGVARGQWLAAYSLGLTPAQALRYVVGPQALRLAVPSLSNSLISLIKDTSLVSVITVTELLRTAQEVIAATYQPLPLYLAVAAIYWILSTGLSGLQHRLERRLSLPGRH; the protein is encoded by the coding sequence ATGCCCGCTCTCCAGCTCGTCATCGACTCCCTGCCCGTGTTGCTGCAGGGCACGCTGCTGACCATCAAGTTCGCGCTGTGGTCGATGGTGTTCGGGCTGATGCTGGGCACGGTGGTGGCGCTGATGGGCATCAGCCATAGCCGGATGCTCAAGGCGGTGGCGCGCGGCTACGTCAGCATCATGCGCGGCACGCCGCTGCTGGTGCAGATCTTCGTGGTCTACTACGGGCTTCCCGGCATCGGCATCGCGCTGGAGCCGACCCCCGCGGGCGTGCTGACGCTCAGCCTGAACGTCGGCGCCTATTTGTCCGAGAGCATGCGCGGCGCCATCCTGGGCGTGGCGCGCGGGCAGTGGCTGGCGGCCTACAGCCTGGGCCTGACGCCGGCGCAGGCGCTGCGCTACGTGGTGGGCCCGCAGGCGCTGCGGCTGGCGGTGCCAAGCCTGTCGAACAGCCTGATCAGCCTGATCAAGGATACGTCGCTGGTATCGGTCATTACCGTCACCGAGCTGCTGCGCACCGCGCAGGAGGTGATTGCCGCCACCTACCAGCCGTTGCCGCTGTATCTGGCGGTGGCGGCGATCTATTGGATATTGAGCACGGGCTTGTCAGGGCTGCAGCACCGGCTGGAGCGGAGGTTGTCGCTGCCGGGGCGGCATTGA